One window of the Rufibacter radiotolerans genome contains the following:
- a CDS encoding DUF2480 family protein codes for MEEFVNRVANSGLVTLNLEEYLHPGERVVYDIKDNLFMELMLREKDFRAFVKEHDWSQYEGKNVAIICSTEAIVPTWAYMLLASKLQPYVNRYVFGDLKALEQALLQDAISKINAEDYKDAKVVIKGCGQIPVPTYAYVEIMQKLLPVVSSIMYGEPCSTVPIYKKPKEKTAVAE; via the coding sequence ATGGAAGAATTTGTAAACCGAGTAGCCAATAGTGGGCTTGTTACCCTTAACCTGGAAGAGTACCTACACCCCGGGGAAAGAGTAGTCTATGATATAAAGGATAACCTCTTCATGGAGCTGATGCTGCGGGAGAAAGATTTCCGGGCTTTTGTAAAAGAGCATGACTGGTCACAGTACGAAGGAAAGAACGTGGCTATCATTTGTTCCACAGAGGCCATTGTGCCTACCTGGGCTTATATGTTATTGGCAAGTAAGCTGCAGCCATATGTGAACCGGTATGTGTTTGGCGATTTAAAGGCGTTGGAGCAGGCCCTGTTACAAGATGCTATCTCTAAAATCAACGCCGAAGACTACAAGGACGCTAAGGTGGTAATCAAAGGTTGCGGTCAGATCCCGGTGCCAACCTATGCCTATGTAGAGATAATGCAGAAGCTATTACCGGTAGTAAGTAGTATCATGTATGGAGAACCTTGCTCTACAGTACCTATATATAAGAAGCCCAAAGAGAAAACAGCGGTAGCGGAATAA